A DNA window from Streptomyces canus contains the following coding sequences:
- a CDS encoding response regulator has translation MGKTRTRWPVRTYSRVVPGASGRVLVVDDNKVIRQLIRVNLELEGLEVVTAADGVECLDVVHQVRPDVVTLDVVMPRLDGLRTAARLRSDPRTAHLPLAIVSACTQHEVDSGLDVGVDAFLAKPFEPAELVRLVRRLMEQNAQGGVPGAGAGVEDGRLVGGVLGGGEAERAGRAGG, from the coding sequence GTGGGGAAAACCCGGACGCGGTGGCCGGTCCGCACCTACTCTCGAGTTGTGCCAGGCGCGTCGGGTCGGGTGCTTGTTGTGGACGACAACAAGGTCATCCGGCAGTTGATCAGGGTCAATCTCGAGCTGGAGGGTCTCGAGGTCGTGACCGCGGCCGATGGTGTCGAGTGTCTGGATGTCGTGCATCAGGTGCGGCCCGATGTCGTGACCCTCGATGTGGTCATGCCCCGGCTGGACGGGCTGCGGACCGCCGCGCGGCTGCGTTCCGACCCCCGGACGGCTCACCTTCCCCTCGCCATCGTCAGTGCCTGTACGCAGCACGAGGTCGACAGCGGTCTCGACGTCGGCGTCGACGCCTTCCTCGCCAAGCCCTTCGAGCCCGCCGAACTCGTACGGCTCGTACGGCGGTTGATGGAGCAGAACGCGCAAGGGGGGGTTCCCGGTGCCGGTGCCGGTGTCGAGGACGGTCGGCTGGTCGGTGGCGTCCTCGGGGGCGGAGAGGCCGAGCGGGCCGGTCGCGCCGGCGGCTGA
- the nrtL gene encoding ArgS-related anticodon-binding protein NrtL: protein MTPVELSRTVLRAVRRAVDDGELDVAVPGRTSVTPPGPGGCGDYATNVALQLARPAGQPPLRVAEILRERLVRADGISEVVVTGPGFLNISLRGTGTALVREILLSGHRYGHAVRPTGRLVQLHAPHEVRAVVVMDAVARILRSQGALVRTSCAGRPEPEWADVLGVDIDAHGTADAPAPLDVDVRPVPAAPADPTPLGRDAARWALLHPALHDRPRITADHLVQRESNPLFRVRYAHARTRALTRNAADLGFHAEPGDVNPGGAAAAVRETAVQDAQDTTALRHALADHPRILQAAAAHHAPDRLARHLVTVADAALPFLAAVLPRGAEKPSAAHRARLALAEAAGAVLAGGLSLLGIDAPEHL from the coding sequence GTGACCCCCGTCGAGCTCTCCCGTACCGTGCTGCGCGCGGTGCGTCGTGCTGTCGACGACGGGGAGCTGGACGTGGCCGTGCCGGGGCGGACGAGCGTCACGCCGCCGGGGCCAGGTGGTTGTGGTGACTACGCCACCAACGTCGCCCTCCAGCTCGCCCGGCCCGCCGGGCAGCCGCCGCTTCGGGTCGCCGAGATCCTCCGGGAGCGCCTTGTCCGGGCCGACGGCATCAGTGAGGTCGTCGTCACCGGACCCGGTTTCCTCAACATCAGCCTGCGGGGAACCGGGACGGCCCTCGTACGGGAGATCCTGCTGAGCGGTCACCGGTACGGTCACGCCGTCCGGCCCACCGGCCGGCTCGTGCAGCTGCACGCCCCCCACGAGGTCCGCGCCGTCGTCGTCATGGACGCCGTGGCCCGCATCCTCCGCTCTCAGGGCGCCCTCGTCCGCACCAGCTGTGCCGGCAGGCCTGAGCCCGAGTGGGCCGACGTCCTCGGCGTCGACATCGACGCACACGGCACCGCCGACGCCCCCGCTCCCCTCGACGTCGACGTGCGCCCCGTACCGGCGGCCCCCGCCGATCCCACCCCCCTCGGCCGGGACGCCGCCCGCTGGGCCCTTCTCCACCCCGCGCTCCACGACCGGCCTCGCATCACCGCCGACCACCTGGTCCAGCGTGAGAGCAACCCTCTCTTCCGCGTCCGTTACGCCCACGCCCGCACCCGGGCCCTCACCCGCAACGCCGCCGACCTTGGCTTCCACGCCGAGCCCGGGGACGTGAACCCAGGGGGCGCAGCCGCAGCCGTACGGGAAACCGCCGTACAAGACGCACAAGACACGACCGCCCTGCGGCACGCCCTCGCCGATCACCCCCGCATCCTCCAGGCAGCCGCCGCGCACCACGCCCCCGACCGCCTGGCCCGGCACCTCGTCACCGTCGCCGATGCCGCCCTCCCCTTTCTCGCCGCTGTCCTTCCTCGTGGTGCGGAGAAACCCTCGGCCGCCCACCGTGCCCGGCTCGCGCTCGCCGAAGCCGCCGGGGCGGTGCTGGCCGGTGGCCTGTCCCTGCTCGGCATCGACGCACCCGAACACCTCTAG
- the lysA gene encoding diaminopimelate decarboxylase: MSRSAHPAGPRHADVLPEGHYSAPPADLNTLDPKVWAQTVGRDEDGVVTVGGIDVKTLAEEHGTPAYVVDEADFRARARAWRTAFGHDADVFYAGKAFLSRAVVRWLHEEGLNLDVCSGGELATALSAGMPADRIAFHGNNKSREEITRAIETGVGRIVLDSFQEIVRVAHIAQSLGKRQRVQIRITVGVEAHTHEFIATAHEDQKFGIPLAGGQAAEAVRRALKLDGLELIGIHSHIGSQIFDMSGFEVAAHRVVGLLKDVRDEHGVELPEIDLGGGLGIAYTSDDDPSEPHEIAKALTEIVTRECEAAKLRTPRISVEPGRAIVGPTAFTLYEVGTIKPLDGLRTYVSVDGGMSDNIRTALYDAEYTVALVSRTSDAEPMLARVVGKHCESGDIVVKDAFLPADLAPGDLIAVPATGAYCRSMASNYNHVLRPPVVSVHDGESRVIVRRETEEDLLRLDVG, from the coding sequence ATGAGCCGTTCCGCACACCCCGCCGGGCCCCGTCACGCCGACGTCCTTCCCGAGGGCCACTACTCCGCCCCGCCCGCCGATCTCAACACCCTCGACCCCAAGGTCTGGGCCCAGACGGTCGGCCGTGACGAGGACGGCGTCGTCACCGTCGGCGGCATCGACGTGAAGACCCTCGCCGAGGAGCACGGCACCCCCGCCTACGTCGTCGACGAGGCCGACTTCCGGGCCCGGGCGAGGGCCTGGCGTACCGCATTCGGCCATGACGCCGACGTCTTCTACGCCGGCAAGGCGTTCCTCTCCCGGGCCGTCGTGCGCTGGCTGCACGAAGAAGGGCTCAACCTCGACGTCTGCTCCGGCGGCGAGCTCGCCACCGCTCTCTCCGCCGGCATGCCCGCCGACCGCATCGCCTTCCACGGCAACAACAAGTCCAGGGAAGAGATCACCCGGGCCATCGAGACCGGTGTCGGACGCATCGTCCTCGACTCCTTCCAGGAGATCGTGCGCGTCGCCCACATCGCCCAGAGCCTGGGGAAGCGCCAAAGGGTCCAGATCCGTATCACCGTCGGCGTCGAGGCCCATACGCACGAGTTCATCGCCACCGCCCACGAGGATCAGAAGTTCGGCATTCCGCTTGCCGGCGGACAGGCCGCCGAGGCCGTGCGGCGGGCGCTGAAGCTCGACGGTCTCGAGCTCATCGGGATCCACTCCCACATCGGGTCGCAGATCTTCGACATGTCCGGCTTCGAGGTCGCGGCCCATCGGGTGGTCGGGTTGCTCAAGGACGTCCGTGACGAGCACGGTGTCGAGCTGCCGGAGATCGATCTCGGGGGTGGCCTCGGCATCGCCTACACCAGCGACGACGACCCCAGCGAGCCGCACGAGATCGCCAAGGCGCTGACCGAGATCGTCACGAGGGAGTGCGAGGCCGCCAAGCTGCGGACCCCGAGGATCTCCGTCGAGCCCGGGCGCGCCATCGTCGGCCCCACCGCCTTCACGCTCTACGAGGTCGGCACCATCAAGCCCCTCGACGGGTTGCGCACCTACGTCTCCGTCGACGGCGGCATGTCCGACAACATCCGCACCGCGCTGTACGACGCCGAGTACACCGTCGCCCTCGTGTCCAGGACCAGCGACGCCGAGCCCATGCTCGCCCGCGTCGTCGGCAAGCACTGCGAGAGCGGGGACATCGTGGTCAAGGACGCGTTCCTGCCGGCCGACCTGGCACCGGGTGACCTCATCGCCGTACCGGCGACGGGTGCCTACTGCCGTTCCATGGCGAGCAACTACAACCACGTGCTGCGTCCGCCGGTCGTCTCCGTCCACGACGGCGAGTCCCGGGTCATCGTCCGCCGTGAGACGGAGGAGGACCTTCTGCGGCTCGACGTCGGCTGA
- a CDS encoding homoserine dehydrogenase, whose product MMRTRPLKVALLGCGVVGSEVARIMTTHADDLAARIGAPVELAGVAVRRPSKLREGIAQELVTTDATALVKRGDIDVVVEVIGGIEPARTLITTAFEYGASVVSANKALLAQDGAALHAAAGQHGKDLYYEAAVAGAIPLIRPLRESLAGDKVNRVLGIVNGTTNFILDKMDSTGAGYQEALDEATALGYAEADPTADVEGFDAAAKAAILAGIAFHTRVRLDDVYREGMTEVTAADFASAKNMGCTIKLLAICERAEDGQSVTARVHPAMIPLSHPLASVRGAYNAVFVESDASGQLMFYGPGAGGAPTASAVLGDLVAVCRNRLSGTTGPGESAYTALPVSGMGEVVTRYHISLDVADKPGVLAQVATVFAEHGVSIDTVRQQGKDGEASLVVVTHRASDAALGGTVEALRKLDTVRGVASIMRVEGE is encoded by the coding sequence ATGATGCGTACGCGTCCGCTGAAGGTGGCGCTGCTGGGCTGCGGAGTGGTCGGCTCAGAAGTGGCGCGCATCATGACGACGCACGCCGACGACCTCGCCGCCCGGATCGGGGCCCCCGTCGAGCTCGCGGGGGTCGCGGTACGGCGGCCCTCCAAGCTCCGTGAGGGCATTGCGCAGGAACTCGTCACCACCGACGCCACCGCCCTCGTCAAACGCGGGGACATCGACGTCGTGGTCGAGGTCATCGGCGGCATCGAGCCCGCCCGCACCCTCATCACCACTGCCTTCGAGTACGGCGCCTCCGTCGTCTCCGCCAACAAGGCGCTCCTCGCCCAGGACGGCGCCGCCCTGCACGCGGCGGCCGGACAGCACGGCAAGGACCTCTACTACGAGGCCGCCGTCGCCGGTGCCATCCCGCTGATCCGTCCGCTGCGCGAGTCCCTCGCCGGCGACAAGGTCAACAGGGTGCTCGGAATCGTCAACGGGACCACCAACTTCATCCTCGACAAGATGGACAGCACGGGGGCTGGCTACCAGGAGGCCCTCGACGAGGCCACGGCGCTCGGGTACGCGGAAGCCGACCCGACCGCCGACGTCGAGGGGTTCGACGCCGCCGCCAAGGCCGCCATCCTCGCCGGAATCGCCTTCCACACGCGCGTGCGTCTCGACGACGTCTACCGCGAGGGCATGACCGAGGTCACCGCGGCCGACTTCGCCTCCGCGAAGAACATGGGCTGCACCATCAAGCTGCTGGCCATCTGTGAGCGCGCCGAGGACGGGCAGTCCGTCACCGCGCGCGTGCACCCCGCGATGATCCCGCTGAGTCACCCGCTGGCCTCCGTGCGCGGCGCCTACAACGCCGTGTTCGTCGAGTCCGACGCCTCCGGCCAGCTGATGTTCTACGGCCCGGGCGCGGGCGGCGCCCCCACCGCCTCCGCCGTCCTCGGTGACCTCGTCGCCGTCTGCCGCAACCGGCTCAGCGGTACGACCGGACCGGGTGAGTCCGCGTACACGGCCCTCCCGGTCTCGGGCATGGGCGAGGTCGTCACGCGCTACCACATCAGTCTCGACGTGGCGGACAAACCGGGTGTTCTCGCCCAGGTCGCGACCGTGTTCGCCGAGCACGGGGTGTCCATCGATACCGTTCGGCAGCAGGGGAAGGACGGCGAGGCCTCTCTCGTCGTCGTCACGCACCGCGCGTCCGACGCCGCCCTGGGCGGGACCGTCGAGGCGTTGCGCAAGCTCGACACCGTGCGGGGTGTCGCCAGCATCATGCGGGTTGAAGGAGAGTAA
- the thrC gene encoding threonine synthase, protein MTHQWRGIIEEYRDRLPVSDTTPVVTLREGGTPLVPAQVLSERTGCEVHLKVEGANPTGSFKDRGMTMAITRAKEEGAKAVICASTGNTSASAAAYAVRAGMVSAVLVPRGKIALGKMGQALIHGAKILQVDGNFDDCLTLARALSDNYPVALVNSVNPVRIEGQKTAAFEIVDMLGDAPDIHVLPVGNAGNITAYWKGYKEYAADAVAARTPRMWGFQASGSAPIVRGEIVKDPSTIATAIRIGNPASWQYALAAKEESGGFIDEVTDREILRAYRLLAAQEGVFVEPASAASVAGLLKAAEQGKVDPGQRIVCTVTGNGLKDPDWAVAGAPQPVTVPVDAATAAERLGLA, encoded by the coding sequence ATGACCCACCAGTGGCGCGGAATCATCGAGGAGTACCGGGACCGGCTGCCCGTCTCCGACACCACGCCGGTCGTGACGCTCCGCGAGGGCGGTACGCCCCTCGTGCCCGCGCAGGTGCTCTCCGAGCGCACCGGGTGCGAGGTCCACCTCAAGGTGGAGGGCGCCAACCCCACCGGGTCCTTCAAGGACCGCGGTATGACCATGGCGATCACGCGGGCCAAGGAGGAGGGCGCGAAGGCGGTCATCTGCGCCTCCACCGGCAACACGTCGGCGAGCGCCGCCGCCTACGCCGTACGCGCGGGCATGGTCTCCGCCGTACTCGTTCCGCGAGGGAAGATCGCGCTCGGCAAGATGGGCCAGGCGCTCATCCACGGCGCGAAGATCCTCCAGGTCGACGGAAACTTCGACGACTGCCTCACCCTGGCCCGCGCGCTGAGCGACAACTACCCGGTGGCGCTGGTCAATTCGGTCAACCCGGTGCGCATCGAGGGCCAGAAGACCGCCGCCTTCGAGATCGTCGACATGCTCGGCGACGCGCCCGACATCCACGTCCTCCCGGTCGGCAACGCCGGCAACATCACGGCGTACTGGAAGGGCTACAAGGAGTACGCCGCCGACGCGGTGGCCGCCAGGACGCCCCGGATGTGGGGCTTCCAGGCCTCCGGCAGTGCCCCGATCGTGCGCGGCGAGATCGTCAAGGACCCGTCGACCATCGCCACCGCCATCCGTATCGGCAACCCGGCCTCCTGGCAGTACGCCCTCGCGGCGAAGGAGGAGTCCGGCGGGTTCATCGACGAGGTGACGGACCGTGAGATCCTGCGCGCCTACCGGCTGTTGGCCGCTCAGGAGGGGGTCTTCGTGGAGCCCGCCTCCGCCGCGTCCGTGGCCGGTCTGCTGAAGGCCGCCGAGCAGGGCAAGGTCGACCCGGGCCAGCGGATCGTGTGCACGGTCACCGGTAACGGCCTCAAGGACCCCGACTGGGCCGTCGCGGGCGCCCCGCAGCCGGTCACCGTCCCGGTCGACGCGGCCACGGCGGCCGAGCGCCTCGGGCTCGCCTGA
- the thrB gene encoding homoserine kinase translates to MAGPAFRAAAVRVRVPATSANLGPGFDALGLSLGLYDDVVVRVADSGLHIDIAGEGSETLPRDENHLLVRSLRTAFDLLGGQPRGLEIVCANRIPHGRGLGSSSAAICAGIVAARAVTIGGEARLDDSALLELATEIEGHPDNVAPCLLGGFTVAWMEAGAARAIRLEPDDSIVPVVFVPGKPVLTATARGLLPRTVPHVDAAANAGRAALLVEALTRRPELLLPATEDRLHQEYRAPAMPESAALVERLRADGVPAVISGAGPTVLALVDADSADKVAHLAGEGWAANRLELDAQGACVLPLAAASDM, encoded by the coding sequence ATGGCCGGTCCCGCATTCCGCGCCGCCGCCGTCCGGGTGCGCGTCCCCGCCACCAGCGCCAACCTCGGCCCGGGCTTCGACGCCCTCGGCCTCTCGCTGGGGCTCTACGACGACGTCGTCGTCCGGGTGGCCGACTCAGGGCTGCACATCGACATCGCGGGGGAGGGGAGCGAGACGCTCCCGCGTGACGAAAACCACCTTCTCGTACGGTCCCTGCGCACCGCCTTCGACCTGCTGGGCGGCCAGCCGCGCGGCCTGGAGATCGTCTGCGCCAACCGCATCCCGCACGGCCGCGGCCTCGGCTCCTCCTCCGCCGCCATCTGCGCCGGAATCGTCGCCGCGCGCGCCGTGACCATAGGCGGCGAGGCCCGGCTCGACGACAGCGCGCTCCTGGAGCTCGCCACCGAGATCGAGGGCCACCCCGACAACGTGGCCCCGTGCCTGCTGGGCGGCTTCACGGTCGCCTGGATGGAGGCCGGCGCCGCCCGGGCGATCAGGCTGGAGCCCGACGATTCCATCGTTCCGGTGGTTTTCGTGCCCGGGAAGCCCGTCCTGACCGCAACCGCGCGCGGACTGCTCCCGCGCACCGTGCCGCACGTCGACGCCGCCGCCAACGCCGGCCGTGCCGCGCTGCTCGTCGAGGCCCTCACCAGGCGCCCCGAGCTGCTGCTGCCGGCCACCGAGGACCGTCTCCACCAGGAGTACCGCGCTCCGGCCATGCCGGAGAGCGCCGCGCTGGTGGAGCGGCTGCGGGCCGACGGAGTCCCGGCAGTCATCTCAGGGGCAGGGCCCACCGTGCTCGCGCTGGTCGACGCCGACAGCGCCGACAAGGTGGCCCATCTGGCGGGCGAGGGCTGGGCCGCCAACCGGCTGGAGCTCGACGCCCAGGGGGCCTGTGTGCTCCCGCTCGCGGCCGCCAGTGACATGTGA